The DNA sequence atatttatagataataattatagtcgcagaaaatatttagataaattttttttctgataaaaaaaaaatcatttgagaGTAAACTAAGTACCGGAAATAGCAAAATCTTATCATTTTCACGTCCTGTACAGCTTCTACTatgtagtaaataaataaaatgaaaaagtaagtcgttagtttatttttgttatcgaaaaaaaaattctttagttACTTTGTGATAAATTTCGCTTTTGCTgtaacttagaaaatttataaacttaaaattctttttaaaaatatatgaaaattaaatagtgaGCGAaggaattaatgaaaaaaaaatttcttttggtaaaaataaaaatattttataaattttctttgaagTACAGagaaaattatctaaaataaataataaattaaatcaatgtttagtaaacaaaaaattttcaaatttacgcgcttgtttttcaaattcaaattttaaaataatagaaagaataaataaaaatatgacccatacaaaattaaatgaaacttaaaaaatttttaaattttgaattgcgcgcgaaaattaaaattttgaaaataatgagaattattataattttaagtttaaaaaataattaacattttctaattaaattaaacttgaaaaattaaaaattttgaattttgccgcgaaaattcaaatttaaaaaacaataaaaattattgatttttaattaaaaaaataattaacatttcctaattaaataaaactttaaaaaatttttaaattttgaattttgccgcgaaaattaaatttttaaaaacaataaaaattattaagattttaaatgaaaaaaataattaacatttactaattaaataaaacttaaaaaattttcaaattttgccgcgaaaattaaaatttaaatatcagtaaaaataataatttaaaattcaattaaaaaatcgatcactcattaaaaaagtaataaaaaaaaataataaaagagcaaataaagaaaagataaagatttttttatccgCTCCAATAatccaatttaaaaataattctacttaattgcttaattttttatcacctcaattatttaaaaacttttttactttAGTATAAAATGATTCagtttataaacaaaataaacccTAGTTCATGATCTTGATGATtcatggtaataaaaaaaaaatgattattagtcacattaattaaaaaaaaaaaataatgataataataataaatgatatgatgaataaattaagCGTCAAGAAATTATCagactataaaataaaatgacaaaaaaaatgttaattagtaaacataaaaaataaaaaaaaaaaaaaaattgtatgaacAGGAAGAGTTGACTTACCATGATGAATATTAATGTCAAAAGCCATGACAGTgtcgggtaaaaaaaaataactatagcACATAAGGACAATAAACctccataaaataattttttgtaacgaAAAACTAACAATTGACGTCCTGGAAACGTCCGAGCTTCTCCATCTCCATATATCACTGGccattgtttttatatatatatatatatatttatatctatatatatttgttgtgattattatttgttacaataactatatttatatttaaattatttgaacacTGGCACTTGGTGatagatatacatttttaaaaacttcatttaaataaacaatcacGACATTGTTAATAAGTAATagatatgttatatatattgtggaattctaatactattttttattgttgaggCAGTTGGTGAGAACGACGTTTGGTAACGGACTAAAGACTAAACTAGATCTCCAATCACCTTCATTTCGTTGTCAACTTTAGTGGACTCTGgtggaaattttgaaaactagtGACTTGGCGCGCATGCGCGGAGTAGATGCGTTTGAATCTGTTCGAACATAGGATAGATGTCAATTACACAGATCATGATGACAGAAAACTTTTTAGATGACAACATTTTTTAACTCGATATGAAACATTTGACATCTTGATGACGTCAATTTACAAAAAgtttcatacaattttttgttatgaCGAAGACTCTTAATCACGTTGACTGTTTCCCAGCAATTGATGTCTTGGCAACCATTCCAAGGCGCCAAGGCCCAGACAgaggtaaaaattaaaaattgaggCAGAAAGAGGAAGAATTGTTCAACATAAAGCAAGAATTGGATAATTTGTGCAAAAACTGACTAataaagaagaagaagttACGCGTAGAAAGCTAAAAGAAGCTCCTTGTAAAGAGCTAGAAATGAATCAAAACATTTCGAAGAGTTAACATGTCGAATTGAAGACAACTCCTCAATTTGAGATGGTGCCAATTcgattattaacaattttgaaaatgaaaatagtaCAAAATAGAGGTGGGTAGTTTCGAATATGTATAGTTCCATGAAATATGTCTTTTGTCGGATACGTATCCGGTCGTTCCTCAAAATTCACTTTAGTATGCTCACTagccctgatagccaagttggcgagaaactgatgagaaacttgcagccgcaactggaaaccaagttgaccgccaacagttggtacctccaatagttgataaacattttctgagaaagttggtggcaaaagttgtaaatccaaaaagttgacgatcactttctgagaaagttggtggcaaaagttggcaatcataagttgacggtaagtttcttttcaattttctcagaaacttgcattccagttgcggctccatactaaagccaactttctgagaaagttggcagtaacttgtagccaaaagttgcaaaagctgaagttgttgacaacttgtcgtcaagttggtcggaaattaatgaatgaccaactttttcacgattaACTTGTATTATCAGGGtgattttttatggaatttttagttgaataCCAATGATAATTCATTCtctatttagtataaaataatatagttcGCCGTGAATGCGTCTTAAACACGTAGGTCGCATAGCATGATGTTGTGTAaactgaaatattttgtacactgtgaaaaattcccattaaattttactatgggtgcattgtaaccccggaccataagaaaactgctacaaaatttacaagcgtcccatagtaaacgtatgcgcataggtcccaatcgtgtcgtctgcgcataccgtttactatggaacacttgtaaattttgtgtcagttttcttatggtccggggttacaatgcacccatagtaaaatttaatgggaatttttcacagtgtctACATACATTCTAAATACTGAACCTTCATGAGAATTAAAAACCTTAAACAGTTCCACGGATATGATTCCAGGAACTAGTTCCTTTTCGCTTTGGAATCGTTACAGGTTCAATCCACAATGTTCCCGGAACTACCCACCTCTATATCATCGAcagattaaatatataatagtcAACCATGAGAAAAATTCTCGAACCAAATATGTGAAAAAGTACGGAATATAAAACTTGTGAAATAAATGTCTAACTAGGGACAACACAGAGCTGAACGCGATCTAGCGGCGAGCGTCGAACTACTGCTGTTGCCTTCCCCCTTCATTCATAAATCTCACACTAATTTCTACTGTCTACACATTGTCTTTTGAAGATTTCTACCTGCCCTcgtaaaacaaataaaaaaaataaaattgcgaGTAATgttcacttgaaaaattaatcaattgatgatttttatcataaacctgccgaattaaaaaaattattttattttaaaaaatccaattaaaaatttactcgtTACTAAGGGCGATTGATCaaacattcatatatatatatatatatatatatatatatatatatatatatatatatttatatatatattttttcttatatcgTCTATCAATACTAAGTTTTCCTGTTTATTTTTGACTAaatatgaatgaaaaaaaaattaccttaaataaaaaaaatataataaatatgatcaTCGATGAGTgttgtgataaaaatttaatttttaataaagaatttgttttattttttgtaagtataataatttttttttatcattaacctttatacatatatgtatatataaatattataaatagattattgaattaattaatataatttttgatattaggtaaatttatatcaattgaatcccgaatatttttttaatgctgaggatataaatgaaaaaataaacgctattgttaataaattgacagacaaaaaaaatccaaatttaataacgatgagaatgcaattaaatttcgcgcgttattatttgaataaaagtaatttaattaattattatttaattatttggatataattaatttaaattttggtgaTAGAAGTAATCTTTTCTTTAGatgaagtaataaaaaaatatcgtcagcgtttagaaaaaaaattatgtccgTTGATAAATGAAGTTTGTGAAACATCTCGAGTGAATACTGACCGTGatattgagaaaatttatgaaaaaatattgattgtcATTACGATTATGAGCGGATTGGGAGATTCGATGACACCAGCTGTTTTAAAgtaataatggtaataatttgtaattgaaataaaaataattatcaatttgaaattattcagAGAAGCTGCAATGGCACTGCAAAGTATTTATCTACCATCAGAAGTAACTAATTTTGTTACTTTATCGAAAAAAGCCAAAAACAAACAACTGATTGAATTAATGAGCATTGTTGCGGGGATTAGATTGTTCAACAAAGATTGTCAACGTGGTGGACATGGAATAGAcaatcgtatttatttaaattcattttataaaatataattctttttACCTTTCACGTCTTGCGATATTATAgtggaaatttaaatgaaattcgaAAATCGATGCTACTGTCAGATTCGTGATGAAATTCCCTctagtttgagtacccacatcaatatatttcaaattcattttttttttcaaaaattttttttttttcaaaattttttttttcaaaaactttttttttaatcgttaaaaaatttttttccaattcaaATGAATACCCACATGcccatatttaaattttgataccaaaaattatataatcattaattaatcaataattaattaatcaattaatttatcactttttcATAACATAtcgttgtgggtactcattctacGCGGAATTTAATCGACTTTACAAATATgacattcataaattttaaaaaaattttagtgccGAGTATTCTTCAAGAATCACTTGAAAAATCTTGCAATTCGATTCTTAAACTTCTCGAAGATTTAATGAGCAAAATATATCGTCTGACAGCAGCGGTTGAAAATATACCCACTAattatttcgataaaaaaaataaatccagtTGCtatgacgaaaaatttttagacacTAAGTGGATTATTGGGGCACTAGTTACTTGTCGTCAACAAGAAATTTATGTCaggtaaataattcaataaattaattagttaattttgttatttaatgactaattaattttattaaagaaaagttttatCAGACCTTGAGGAAATAAAagcagaatttaaaattttaatggacaCATTAGAAATGCGATTACATAAATTACATGATACTGTAAAATTTCGTACTGCAATACCTATTGTTCAAGTTTATGTAAGtgtatatacttttaattaattactaatttcaattaattaatttattattattgataatagcCGCAATTTATTGATTTGACATCAATATGGGTGAAATTACAAGATGAAATTATAGTATtggataatattaataattttatggaaaaattaaaattattgagcaCTGAAGTAAGttaattatgatatatatatatataaaaaaaattaaattgaaaaaaaaaaaaaaaaaaaataaccgcaGCCTGGATTCGAACCAGGAATTTTCAAGTTCCTATTTAGGCgcgacttttaaaaaaattttaaaagaccgAAAAACAGTTCGGAGTcggaaatatttgaaattttactctcaaaaattaatttattaatcatatatatatattttatagattaaaaaaatatatgatgaaatACATCTAGAgaaatttactaataatactGAAATTCTTTCTGATGCCGAAAGGCTCGAACGTTCAATgggaaaattaataagtattcgttttcatttaattaattgattaattaattaattaataataaacgataattaccataatttttttaataaaatagatgAATGTGGAGactgtttaattttatatccGAACACtagtgaaaattttcaagaaattcAATTAGAATTTCAAGGATTCTGTGCATGGACTTTCATCGCTGGATACGGTGCATTAATACCCGGAAATCCAAATATCGGTATCGTTAAATGGCGAGCTAGATATTTTGCATTTTCTTCAGATTATGCTGCCAGTCAATTTGGCAAAGATCCTAACaggttaatttattttaataagaccctcagatatttttttagattcttTGCTacgaaatttttgtttaaaaaaaaatgggcatgATATTCTCAAAGTTCACAAAATTACgcgtaaaatgagtacccacaacacTAGATTACGAGcaagttataattaatcatttaaattaatcattaaatgcattaattaatgatcaatttttttttaatcgaaatatagtgatgtgggtactcatttaaaAGGAAATTTTCTTCTTTACACTCCCcagctattaatttttaaaaataattaattataattaatcatgattaatcattaattttttttttcatccaaatatattgatgtg is a window from the Microplitis demolitor isolate Queensland-Clemson2020A chromosome 4, iyMicDemo2.1a, whole genome shotgun sequence genome containing:
- the LOC103574671 gene encoding cilia- and flagella-associated protein 206, which translates into the protein QLNPEYFFNAEDINEKINAIVNKLTDKKNPNLITMRMQLNFARYYLNKNEVIKKYRQRLEKKLCPLINEVCETSRVNTDRDIEKIYEKILIVITIMSGLGDSMTPAVLKEAAMALQSIYLPSEVTNFVTLSKKAKNKQLIELMSIVAGIRLFNKDCQRGGHGIDNLPSILQESLEKSCNSILKLLEDLMSKIYRLTAAVENIPTNYFDKKNKSSCYDEKFLDTKWIIGALVTCRQQEIYVRKVLSDLEEIKAEFKILMDTLEMRLHKLHDTVKFRTAIPIVQVYPQFIDLTSIWVKLQDEIIVLDNINNFMEKLKLLSTEIKKIYDEIHLEKFTNNTEILSDAERLERSMGKLINECGDCLILYPNTSENFQEIQLEFQGFCAWTFIAGYGALIPGNPNIGIVKWRARYFAFSSDYAASQFGKDPNRYMYEALDFVRKNPEYIYLFNLHEDIEALNNKEKTTQEEYSFEMNKDQFVQTDTHILDSYIDPDYHHSLWEHRHKALKLGNISKCMTKSTQTYLSYFKRSMSIQASLQKSTSSQTLKDNASNTPQCQKFIYGFRAQLPHIIHYYH